Proteins from a genomic interval of Anomalospiza imberbis isolate Cuckoo-Finch-1a 21T00152 chromosome 18, ASM3175350v1, whole genome shotgun sequence:
- the LOC137484952 gene encoding acyl-CoA dehydrogenase family member 11-like has protein sequence MFVCHLSLWRSSVNYKLWQSGHFLPWGGCQMLSIKGINTTVGQEQQAGMKEKQVLEDLEMHLARRDTEALFQEQPETGNQYLEDTLLQSYLKTHLPPKVLEEVHQDLERFGNRLLTKIQPLSWECELNPPVFQQYNAWGQRVDHIHTCSAWRRMKEISAEEGLIAEAYEKRYSNWSRLYQAVKLYLFSSSSGGFSCPLAMTDGAAKVIESLGIPGSLKNAFDRLTSRDPEKFWTSGQWMTERRGGSDVANGTETVARKQSDGTYRLYGFKWFTSAADSDMALTLARIADAEGECTQGSKGLSLFFLRVRDEEGKLNNIQVQRLKDKLGTRQMATAELWLQGARAELISAEGRGVAAISNMLNITRIHNVIGAVASMRRMISLSRDYACKRVAFGKLLKDHPLHMQTIARMEVQVRGAFLLLMEIVCLLGLAETNLASEQEQLLLRLLVPVAKLYTGKQASAVAVEAMESFGGQGYMEDAGLPVILRDALVLSIWEGTTNILSLDVLRSLAKSQGQVMAVFLSTVQKKLELASGTEELSPAVQRAREAIGSLRQFMVAAGSEQALTMELAARDFSYSLARIYTGALLVEHAARPDASSTDVCAALRWCNQELCPVAVESGRGSYGGGAALQDSALVFGNSRL, from the exons ATGTTTGTCTGTCACTTGTCCTTGTGGAGATCCAGTGTCAACTACAAGTTGTGGCAATCAGGTCACTTTCTGCCCTGGGGCGGGTGCCAAATGCTGAGTATTAAAGGAATCAACACGACCGTGGGGCAGGAGCAACAGGCCGGCATGAAGGAAAAACAAGTGTTAGAAGATTTGGAAATGCACCTTGCAAGGAGAGACACGGAGGCCCTCTTCCAAGAGCAGCCTGAGACTGGGAACCAGTACTTGGAAGACACTTTGCTTCAGAGTTACTTGAAAACACACCTTCCTCCCAAG GTCCTGGAGGAGGTGCATCAGGACTTGGAGAGGTTTGGAAACCGCCTACTGACCAAGATCCAACCTCTGAGCTGGGAATGCGAGCTGAACCCCCCCGTGTTCCAGCAGTACAATGCTTGGGGCCAGCGCGTGGATCACATCCACACCTGCTCGGCGTGGAGGAGGATGAAGGAGATTTCAGCAGAAGAAGGGCTGATTGCTGAGGCCTATGAGAAAAGATACTCCAACTGGAG ccGCCTGTACCAGGCTGTCAAGCTGTACTTGTTCTCAAGCTCCTCTGGAGGTTTCAGCTGTCCACTGGCCATGACTGATGGGGCAGCCAAAGTCATTGAG TCTCTGGGGATTCCTGGATCTCTGAAAAACGCTTTTGACCGTCTGACATCCCGTGACCCTGAGAAGTTCTGGACCTCTGGCCAGTGGATGACGGAGCGAAGGGGTGGCTCAGATGTTG cAAACGGCACCGAGACTGTGGCCAGGAAGCAGTCAGATGGCACCTATCGTCTGTATGGATTTAAGTGGTTCACATCAGCAGCTGATTCTGATATGGCATTAACCCTGGCCAGGATTGCAGATGCTGAAGGAGAG TGTACTCAGGGCTCCAAAGGCCTGTCCCTGTTCTTCCTGAGGGTTCGGGATGAGGAGGGGAAGCTGAACAACATCCAGGTGCAAAGGCTGAAGGACAAGCTGGGCACGAGGCAGATGgcaacagcagagctgtggctgcaaggagccagagcagagctg ATCTCTGCAGAGGGCCGTGGAGTGGCTGCCATCTCCAACATGCTGAACATCACTCGGATCCACAACGTCATTGGGGCAGTGGCTTCCATGAGAAG GATGATCAGCCTGAGCAGGGACTACGCCTGCAAGCGCGTGGCCTTCGGGAAGCTCCTCAAGGACCATCCCCTGCACATGCAGACGATAGCCCGGATGGAG GTACAGGTGAGAGGGGCATTTCTGCTGCTTATGGAGATCGTTTGCCTGCTGGGCCTGGCTGAGACCAACCTGGCAagtgagcaggagcagctgctgctgaggctgctcGTCCCAGTGGCCAAACTGTACACAGGGAAGCAG GCTTCTGCCGTGGCTGTTGAGGCGATGGAGAGTTTTGGGGGCCAAGGTTACATGGAGGACGCAGGCTTGCCAGTCATACTCCGGGATGCTCTG GTGCTGTCCATATGGGAGGGAACAACAAATATCCTGTCCCTGGATGTGCTGCGATCCCTCGCCAAGAGCCAAGGACAGGTGATGGCTGTGTTCCTGTCCAcagtgcag aaaaagctgGAGCTGGCTTCAGGCACTGAGgaactgtccccagctgtgcagcGGGCACGGGAAGCCATCGGGAGCCTCCGCCAGTTCATGGTGGCTGCGGGCTCAGAGCAGGCACTGACCATGGAGCTGGCAGCCAGGGACTTCTCCTACAGCCTGGCACGGATCTACACAG GAGCTCTCTTAGTGGAACACGCGGCTCGGCCTGACGCTTCCTCCACAGATGTCTGCGCTGCCCTGAG GTGGTGCAACCAGGAGCTGTGTCCGGTGGCCGTGGAGTCAGGGAGGGGCAGCTACGGCGGCGGGGCAGCGCTCCAGGACAGCGCCCTGGTGTTCGGGAACAGCCGGCTCTGA